In Topomyia yanbarensis strain Yona2022 chromosome 2, ASM3024719v1, whole genome shotgun sequence, one DNA window encodes the following:
- the LOC131680301 gene encoding uncharacterized protein LOC131680301 encodes MAEGQSRGQLLARRDTLLAALGRAEAFAAGYDAQRDHTQVTLRLEYLNGVWNNLETVQAQLEDNETTDEGRAEHAATRASFEPRLFEIKASLISKLPPIPNNRSPVPPHVSSTLSGIKLPTISLPEFNGDYMQWLAFHDTFLALIHLNPEVPDIQKFHYLRAAVKGEAAQLIESIGISSANYVLAWQTLENRYSNDYLLKKRHMQALFDIPRMKKESAASLHGLVDEFERHTKILHQLGEPTDAWSTILEHLLCTRLHDDSLKAWEDHASTVANPDYACLIEFLQRRTRVLESISVNHHTVESASTSGISAHPPKKNHLHSQFRFTSCASTASLGEKCIACNQSHSVTKCQKFNRISPSERQQLVNSKRLCHNCLKGDHFVRNCPSNFSCRKCNRRHHTLLHSGQSDGSRKNVSEGASSSPGATASTTPSNGSSVVELSTQSTVAATENVPVVEVSSALQHPREDVFLLTVIVKVIDTYGVEHLARALLDSASQPNLITNRMAQILRLRRQPVNVTVQGAGKLSKPVRESVFAQVHSRTGDFSCGVNFLVMDKVTANLPSQSVSTVGWKIPKGLLLADPSFNESQPIDMVLGARHFYSFFPSAARIQLDRNLPILVDSVFGWIIVGSASTNPPEQTAPTPTTCNAVTVSMLSLEDCLERFWKTEELTTSDNYSIEERRCESLYQSTVSRDSEGRYVVRYPRKPDFDVMLGESRSSAQRRFGYLERRLERDSKLKDEYHQFMREYLSLGHMRLVEADDERNSPTYYLPHHPVIKEASTTTKVRVVFDGSAKTSSGFSLNEALCVGPVVQDDLLNIILRFRTFPVALVGDIAKMYRQVQVHSDDTPLQRILWRFSQHSPVQTYELLTVTYGLGPSSFLATRTLQQLAVDEGDAYPVGGPALKKSFYVDDFIGGAETIEEAIRMRVELSELLQKGGFELRKWTSNCLEVLQGLSDDQIGTQSALHFSPHETIKALGISWEPEADYLRFHSQIRTSSEPPTKRSILSDIAKLFDPLGLIAPVVVRAKILMQELWLLSCDWDDPVPEPIKSRWEIYHQELVKISEHHVNRYAFLPSSVIQLHTFADASQAAYGACTYARCEDDQGKVRIQLLASKSRVAPLKRITIARLELCAAVLAAHLHARIKKAIDVNVSASYFWSDSAVTLQWLRSPPNVWPTFVANRVSEIQQYTNGCQWKHVPGAENPADLVSRGMSVDEFLQSDLWSCAPGWLSLSPQDWPIFIPPGVPAEELELKTTVALTQAVPTVHPWFLRWSSYSRLLHVIGYCMRFVTNTRSKARTQPSPSPIPVDQSLTVAELANAKTFLVRLAQQDGYAAEIKQLEKESAVPKQSHIRRMSPFFDPERVLRVGGRLNLAQLPYQAKHPALIPTNHPFTRLIAEHFHRKLLHGGGRLLLTTIREEFWPPRGRRLVQSVVRNCFRCTRLNPILAQQQIGQFPAQRVIPSRPFSITGVDYAGPLYLRPIHKRAAPAKTYLCLFVCFSTKAVHLELVSDLSTQAFLCALRRFIARRGRPTHIHSDNGKNFEGAKNELAELFARFYNRAEQAEIASVCAEEGITWHLTPPKAPHFGGLWEAAIKIAKKHLYRQLGSSRLTFEAMCTVLTQIEAIMNSRPLLPLSEDPNDLAALTPAHFLVGSSLHALPDPDLMNVPANRLDHYQQLQVHVQQFWSHWKKEYLQELLKDTRGWKRNNEIVPGKMVILVDEMQPPIRWPLARIEAVLPGKDHLARVVLLRTARGIITRPIAKICLLPYSTVASEAEKHPATISDAPTT; translated from the coding sequence ATGGCGGAAGGGCAGTCACGAGGTCAGCTGCTTGCACGACGGGACACACTGCTTGCTGCTCTGGGTCGGGCAGAGGCGTTTGCTGCCGGATACGACGCTCAACGGGACCATACGCAGGTGACATTGAGGCTCGAGTACCTGAATGGAGTATGGAACAACCTGGAGACAGTACAGGCGCAGCTTGAGGACAACGAGACGACCGATGAAGGTAGGGCAGAGCACGCTGCCACTCGTGCATCCTTTGAACCTCGGCTATTTGAAATAAAAGCCAGTCTCATTTCAAAATTGCCTCCTATTCCTAACAATCGGAGCCCTGTTCCCCCACACGTGTCCTCCACTCTCTCTGGTATCAAGTTGCCGACGATTTCTTTGCCCGAATTTAATGGAGACTACATGCAATGGCTTGCATTCCATGATACATTCTTGGCGCTCATTCATTTAAATCCGGAGGTGCCGgatattcaaaaatttcactatTTGCGGGCAGCTGTCAAGGGGGAAGCTGCTCAGTTGATCGAGTCGATTGGTATCAGTTCCGCTAACTACGTTTTGGCTTGGCAGACATTGGAGAATCGGTATTCGAATGACTACTTGCTAAAGAAGCGGCATATGCAGGCACTCTTCGACATCCCGCGCATGAAGAAGGAGTCAGCTGCATCACTACATGGGTTGGTTGACGAGTTCGAGCGGCATACGAAAATCTTGCATCAACTGGGAGAACCAACCGACGCTTGGAGCACTATATTGGAACATCTGCTGTGTACGCGCCTCCACGATGATTCACTGAAGGCATGGGAGGACCATGCGTCGACGGTAGCGAATCCGGACTACGCCTGTCTCATCGAGTTTCTGCAGCGGAGAACACGAGTGCTAGAATCCATCTCTGTGAACCATCATACAGTAGAATCAGCGTCAACTTCTGGTATTTCAGCTCATCCACCAAAGAAGAATCATCTCCACTCTCAGTTCCGCTTTACTTCGTGTGCGTCGACTGCAAGTTTGGGTGAAAAGTGCATCGCCTGCAACCAGTCGCATTCCGTGACGAAGTGTCAGAAATTCAACCGGATTTCACCGAGTGAACGTCAGCAGCTTGTGAATTCCAAACGCCTTTGTCACAACTGCTTGAAGGGTGATCATTTTGTCCGCAATTGTCCTTCAAATTTCAGCTGTCGGAAGTGCAATCGACGTCACCATACGCTTCTTCATTCCGGGCAGAGCGATGGTTCCCGAAAGAACGTTAGCGAAGGAGCTTCCTCTAGTCCTGGTGCAACCGCTTCTACTACGCCATCTAATGGGTCTTCTGTGGTCGAGTTATCTACGCAATCTACGGTGGCTGCTACTGAGAATGTTCCTGTGGTCGAAGTTAGTTCTGCTCTACAACATCCTCGCGAAGACGTCTTTCTTCTCACTGTCATTGTGAAGGTCATCGACACCTACGGTGTGGAACATCTAGCTCGTGCACTTCTGGACAGTGCATCGCAGCCGAATCTCATCACGAATCGCATGGCGCAAATTCTACGATTGCGGAGACAACCCGTGAATGTTACGGTACAGGGAGCCGGCAAGCTATCTAAGCCGGTACGTGAATCGGTGTTTGCACAGGTACATTCAAGGACGGGTGACTTTTCGTGTGGTGTCAACTTCTTGGTGATGGACAAAGTGACGGCAAATCTCCCTTCGCAAAGTGTTTCAACTGTGGGATGGAAGATTCCGAAGGGGTTGCTTCTGGCTGATCCATCCTTCAACGAAAGTCAACCGATCGACATGGTTTTGGGTGCTCGGCACTTCTACTCCTTCTTCCCCAGCGCTGCACGCATTCAGCTTGATAGAAATCTTCCGATTCTGGTCGACAGCGTCTTCGGCTGGATTATCGTAGGCTCGGCTAGCACAAACCCCCCCGAGCAGACTGCTCCTACGCCCACCACTTGCAATGCAGTCACTGTTTCAATGCTTTCGCTAGAGGATTGCTTGGAGCGTTTTTGGAAAACCGAAGAGCTGACAACGAGCGATAATTATTCGATAGAAGAACGGCGCTGCGAATCTCTGTACCAATCTACCGTTTCTAGGGACTCCGAAGGCAGATATGTTGTACGATACCCCCGAAAACCTGATTTTGATGTGATGCTAGGCGAATCCAGAAGCAGTGCACAGCGACGGTTCGGATATCTGGAAAGACGACTGGAACGAGACTCGAAATTGAAGGACGAATATCATCAGTTCATGCGAGAGTATCTCTCCCTCGGCCACATGCGGCTGGTCGAAGCGGACGACGAACGCAACTCTCCCACCTACTATCTACCTCACCACCCCGTAATTAAGGAAGCAAGTACGACGACCAAGGTCCGGGTCGTGTTTGATGGCTCTGCGAAAACTTCTTCCGGCTTCTCCCTCAATGAAGCTCTTTGCGTTGGTCCCGTGGTGCAGGACGATCTGCTGAACATTATCTTGCGGTTTCGAACCTTTCCCGTTGCTCTCGTCGGAGATATTGCCAAAATGTACAGGCAGGTACAGGTCCACTCTGACGACACACCGTTACAACGCATTCTGTGGCGATTCTCCCAACATTCTCCAGTACAGACGTACGAACTACTGACCGTTACTTACGGCTTAGGTCCATCATCGTTCTTAGCGACACGAACTCTCCAGCAACTAGCGGTGGATGAAGGTGATGCGTACCCGGTAGGCGGTCCAGCATTGAAAAAGAGTTTTTACGTCGACGATTTCATCGGTGGAGCTGAAACAATTGAAGAAGCTATCCGTATGCGAGTAGAGCTGAGCGAACTTCTGCAGAAAGGAGGATTCGAGCTCAGAAAATGGACGTCGAACTGTCTGGAAGTCCTCCAAGGTCTCTCCGACGATCAAATCGGCACGCAGTCCGCGTTGCACTTTAGTCCCCACGAAACCATCAAAGCACTTGGAATTAGCTGGGAGCCTGAAGCAGATTACCTCCGTTTTCATTCGCAGATTCGAACAAGCAGTGAACCTCCAACGAAGCGGTCTATCCTCTCCGACATCGCCAAGTTATTTGACCCTCTTGGACTCATTGCCCCCGTCGTCGTACGTGCGAAAATCCTGATGCAGGAATTGTGGTTGTTGTCCTGTGATTGGGATGATCCTGTTCCAGAACCGATCAAATCGAGATGGGAAATCTACCACCAAGAGCTGGTGAAAATATCTGAGCACCATGTCAACAGATATGCATTTCTTCCGAGTTCCGTTATACAGCTGCACACTTTCGCGGATGCTTCCCAGGCAGCATATGGAGCTTGTACGTACGCCCGATGTGAAGACGACCAAGGAAAGGTGAGGATTCAACTGCTAGCGTCGAAATCCCGAGTAGCCCCGCTGAAACGAATCACCATCGCCCGTTTGGAATTATGCGCAGCCGTGCTAGCCGCTCATCTACACGCGCGAATCAAAAAGGCCATCGACGTCAACGTTTCTGCATCGTACTTTTGGTCAGATTCCGCAGTCACTCTACAGTGGTTACGATCACCTCCGAACGTCTGGCCGACCTTCGTCGCAAACAGAGTCTCGGAAATACAGCAGTACACGAACGGATGTCAGTGGAAACACGTTCCCGGAGCTGAAAACCCTGCCGACCTGGTCTCGCGCGGCATGTCAGTCGACGAATTTCTACAAAGCGACTTGTGGAGCTGTGCCCCAGGCTGGTTGTCACTGTCACCACAAGATTGGCCAATCTTCATTCCCCCAGGCGTGCCAGCAGAAGAGCTGGAGTTAAAAACTACGGTTGCACTCACCCAAGCAGTTCCTACCGTTCATCCCTGGTTTCTCCGTTGGTCTTCCTACAGCCGATTACTCCACGTCATCGGATATTGTATGCGATTTGTCACCAACACCCGTTCAAAAGCACGAACCCAACCTTCGCCATCCCCCATTCCGGTCGACCAATCACTTACCGTAGCAGAACTAGCCAATGCCAAAACGTTTCTCGTCCGACTCGCCCAGCAGGATGGATACGCCGCAGAAATAAAGCAACTGGAGAAGGAAAGCGCCGTGCCGAAGCAGTCCCACATTCGCCGAATGAGCCCATTTTTTGACCCAGAGAGAGTGTTGAGAGTGGGAGGTCGTTTAAATCTTGCCCAGTTACCCTATCAAGCAAAGCACCCTGCGCTTATTCCCACCAACCATCCGTTCACTCGACTAATCGCTGAACATTTTCATCGCAAACTGCTGCACGGCGGCGGGCGCCTGCTGCTCACTACGATTCGCGAGGAATTCTGGCCACCCCGCGGCCGTAGACTGGTTCAAAGCGTAGTACGAAATTGCTTCCGTTGTACTCGTCTTAATCCAATACTGGCCCAACAACAAATCGGTCAGTTCCCTGCCCAGCGTGTGATCCCAAGTCGTCCATTCAGCATCACCGGTGTCGACTATGCTGGCCCACTATACCTTCGCCCGATACACAAACGTGCTGCACCTGCAAAGACTTACCTGTGCCTCTTTGTATGCTTTTCAACCAAAGCAGTGCATTTGGAATTAGTCAGTGATTTGTCCACTCAAGCATTCTTGTGTGCCCTGCGACGATTTATCGCACGTCGTGGACGGCCCACACACATCCACTCAGACAACGGGAAAAATTTCGAGGGGGCAAAAAATGAGCTGGCTGAACTGTTTGCcagattttataaccgtgctGAACAGGCTGAAATAGCTTCTGTGTGTGCCGAGGAAGGGATCACCTGGCATTTGACACCACCCAAGGCACCTCACTTTGGCGGCCTGTGGGAGGCAGCAATCAAAATAGCCAAAAAACATTTGTACCGACAGCTCGGTTCATCTCGCCTTACGTTCGAGGCTATGTGTACCGTACTAACACAAATCGAAGCGATCATGAATAGCCGACCATTGCTTCCACTTTCGGAGGACCCCAACGACCTAGCTGCATTGACACCAGCGCACTTTCTCGTCGGTTCATCACTACATGCCCTGCCCGACCCAGATTTAATGAACGTACCTGCCAACAGACTCGACCACTATCAACAGCTGCAAGTGCATGTGCAGCAATTTTGGTCGCACTGGAAGAAGGAGTACCTACAAGAGCTGCTGAAAGATACCCGCGGATGGAAACGCAACAACGAAATTGTTCCGGGGAAAATGGTCATCTTAGTCGACGAAATGCAACCACCGATTCGATGGCCACTTGCCCGCATAGAAGCAGTTTTGCCCGGCAAAGATCATCTCGCACGAGTTGTTTTGCTCCGTACAGCTCGTGGCATCATCACTCGTCCGATCGCTAAAATTTGTCTACTACCTTACTCTACGGTGGCATCCGAAGCAGAAAAACATCCAGCAACTATCAGCGACGCACCTACAACCTAA